A region from the Triticum aestivum cultivar Chinese Spring chromosome 3D, IWGSC CS RefSeq v2.1, whole genome shotgun sequence genome encodes:
- the LOC123078941 gene encoding caffeoylshikimate esterase — MAAISQLQRIAGPRHAGAPRPGAVRRASVAVAAGKAPLPRLEGASEELRAAAAQSLDWAPARRRVRGAFAPVLPTLDHCLFKMAPKGIQMEENFETNSKGVEIFWKSWLPREGTPTKAALFFCHGYGDTCTFFFEGVAKRIAAAGYAVYAMDYPGFGLSYGLHGYIASFDGMVDHVIEQYARIRGRKDVQGLPHFLLGQSMGGAVALKVHLKQPKEWDGVLLVAPMCKISEDVTPPALVLKALSILSCLLPEAKLFPQKDIGDLGFRDPVKRKLCEYNAISYNDQMRLRTAVELLKATKDIESQLEKISSPLLILHGAADQVTDPHVSQFLYEKANTKDKTLKLYEGAYHSILEGEPDDRISTAIKDIISWLDSHC; from the exons ATGGCGGCGATCTCGCAGTTGCAGCGCATCGCGGGGCCGCGCCATGCCGGGGCGCCGCGGCCGGGGGCTGTGAGGCGCGCCTCGGTCGCGGTCGCCGCGGGCAAGGCGCCGTTGCCGAGGCTGGAGGGCGCCAGCGAGGAGCTGAGGGCTGCGGCGGCACAGAGCCTCGACTgggcgccggcgcgccggcgcgTGCGCGGCGCCTTCGCGCCCGTGCTCCCCACGCTCGACCACTGCCTGTTCAAG ATGGCGCCCAAAGGAATCCAGATGGAGGAG AATTTTGAGACCAATTCAAAGGGAGTTGAAATATTCTGGAAGAGTTGGCTGCCTAGGGAGGGCACTCCCACCAAGGCAGCGCTTTTCTTCTGCCATGGGTATGGAGATACCTGCACTTTCTTTTTTGAAG GGGTCGCTAAGAGAATAGCCGCTGCTGGATATGCAGTATATGCCATGGATTATCCTGGTTTTGGATTATCTTATGGTCTTCATGGCTACATCGCAAGCTTCGATGGAATGGTCGACCATGTCATTGAACAATATGCGAGAATAAGAG GAAGGAAAGACGTGCAAGGGCTCCCACACTTTCTCTTGGGGCAGTCAATGGGAGGTGCGGTTGCTCTGAAAGTACACTTAAAGCAACCAAAAGAATGGGATGGAGTGCTTCTTGTTGCGCCTATGTGCAAG ATTTCAGAAGATGTAACACCACCAGCGCTAGTGTTGAAGGCATTGAGCATATTATCATGCCTTCTTCCAGAAGCAAAGTTATTTCCGCAAAAGGACATAGGAGATTTGGGATTCAGGGATCCAGTGAAAAGAAAATTA TGTGAGTACAACGCGATATCATATAATGACCAGATGAGGTTGAGGACAGCAGTTGAACTTTTGAAGGCTACAAAGGATATCGAATCCCAGTTGGAAAAA ATTTCTTCTCCATTGTTGATTCTTCATGGAGCAGCAGACCAGGTAACCGACCCTCATGTGAGTCAATTTCTGTACGAGAAGGCCAACACGAAAGACAAGACCTTGAAGCTCTATGAAGGTGCCTACCACTCTATCCTAGAGGGAGAGCCTGATGACCGGATTTCAACAGCCATCAAGGACATCATTTCGTGGCTGGATTCACACTGTTGA